One Kallotenue papyrolyticum genomic window carries:
- a CDS encoding ABC transporter ATP-binding protein: MGFFMDGLDAEAYDRSYSDRELLRRIWRYFHPHRYRMALVALMIVLGSLMETGIPILISRGLDRLAGQSALGVLLGFAALVALLSSLAWVFNFVRQRFSARVVGDVVLALRRDAFDAVTRRDLSFYDQFPSGKIVSRVTSDTQDFSTVVTLVLDLLSQLLLVVIIAGVLLSINVTLALLAMAIAPLVAGAALGFRSVARRMMQRMQRSTGNVNALIQEAISGIAVAKSFRQEAALYRDFSRVNRQSYAVSLRTGFVFSSIFPLLDLIAGLGTAVVIFFGGLRVIGGAVSLGEWYLFVQSIMIFYFPLTSIASFWSQFQQGLAASERVFALIDAEPKVVQRAHEPVGRLRGEIVFEQVRFAYEPGPGEQVAGNGGNGAAPAPASHAPIAGRPWVLPAFSLTIHAGERLAVVGHTGAGKSSLARLIARFYEFQGGRILVDGRDIRTLDLRQYRRQIGLVPQVPFLFSGTVADNIRYGRPTASDAEVERAARQIGDGEWIELLEHGLQTEVGERGARLSMGQRQLVALARVLLHDPAILILDEATASVDPFTEVQIQEGLDRVMEGRTSIVIAHRLSTVRHADRIIVLRAGQIIEEGDHETLLRQGGHYAELYNTYFRHQSWEYIEQAGRQ; encoded by the coding sequence GGCTCGTTGATGGAGACCGGCATTCCGATCCTGATCTCGCGCGGTCTGGATCGCCTGGCCGGGCAGAGCGCCCTGGGGGTATTGCTTGGCTTTGCGGCGCTGGTGGCGCTGCTCAGCTCGCTGGCCTGGGTCTTCAACTTTGTGCGCCAGCGCTTTTCGGCGCGCGTGGTCGGCGATGTGGTGCTGGCCCTGCGCCGGGATGCTTTTGATGCCGTCACGCGGCGCGACCTGTCATTCTACGACCAGTTTCCGTCCGGCAAGATCGTCAGTCGCGTCACCTCGGATACGCAGGATTTCTCCACGGTGGTGACGCTGGTGCTGGATCTGCTCAGTCAGTTGCTACTGGTGGTGATCATCGCCGGCGTGTTGTTGTCGATCAATGTGACGCTGGCGCTGCTGGCGATGGCGATCGCGCCGCTGGTGGCGGGCGCGGCGCTGGGCTTTCGCAGCGTCGCGCGGCGCATGATGCAGCGCATGCAGCGCTCGACCGGCAACGTCAACGCGCTGATCCAGGAGGCGATCAGCGGCATTGCCGTGGCCAAAAGCTTCCGGCAGGAGGCGGCGCTCTACCGCGACTTCAGCCGCGTTAATCGCCAGTCCTATGCCGTGTCGTTGCGCACCGGCTTTGTGTTCTCGTCGATCTTTCCGCTGCTGGATCTGATCGCCGGCCTGGGTACGGCGGTGGTGATCTTCTTCGGCGGCCTGCGCGTGATCGGCGGTGCGGTCTCGCTGGGCGAGTGGTACCTGTTTGTGCAGAGCATCATGATCTTCTACTTCCCGCTGACCAGCATCGCCTCGTTCTGGTCGCAGTTTCAGCAGGGGCTGGCCGCCAGCGAGCGCGTGTTTGCGCTGATCGATGCCGAGCCCAAGGTGGTGCAGCGCGCGCACGAGCCGGTTGGGCGCTTGCGCGGTGAGATCGTCTTCGAGCAGGTGCGCTTCGCCTACGAGCCTGGGCCCGGCGAGCAGGTGGCGGGCAACGGCGGTAATGGTGCAGCGCCTGCGCCCGCCTCCCACGCGCCAATCGCCGGGCGTCCGTGGGTTTTGCCCGCTTTCTCGCTGACGATTCATGCGGGTGAGAGGCTGGCAGTGGTGGGGCACACCGGCGCGGGCAAGTCGAGCCTGGCGCGGCTGATCGCGCGCTTCTACGAATTCCAGGGCGGGCGCATTCTGGTGGATGGCCGCGACATCCGCACGCTGGATCTGCGCCAGTACCGCCGCCAAATCGGGCTGGTGCCGCAGGTGCCGTTTCTGTTCTCCGGCACCGTCGCCGACAACATCCGCTATGGCCGCCCTACGGCGAGCGACGCCGAGGTCGAGCGCGCGGCGCGGCAGATCGGCGACGGTGAGTGGATCGAACTGCTGGAGCACGGCCTGCAGACCGAGGTCGGCGAGCGCGGCGCTCGCCTGTCGATGGGCCAACGCCAGCTTGTGGCCCTAGCGCGCGTGCTGCTCCACGATCCGGCGATCCTGATCCTGGATGAGGCGACCGCCAGCGTCGATCCCTTCACCGAGGTGCAGATCCAGGAGGGCCTGGACCGTGTCATGGAGGGACGTACCAGCATCGTAATCGCCCATCGCCTCTCGACGGTGCGCCACGCCGACCGTATCATCGTGCTGCGCGCCGGTCAGATCATCGAAGAGGGCGATCATGAGACGCTGTTGCGCCAGGGCGGACACTACGCCGAGCTCTACAACACCTACTTCCGGCACCAATCGTGGGAGTACATCGAGCAGGCCGGGCGCCAGTAG